The following proteins are encoded in a genomic region of Synechococcus sp. CBW1002:
- a CDS encoding NfeD family protein yields the protein MASLIWLAIAGGLLLLELVGAEFDGWLVGAVVALLLSIITALVPLAPALQGLLAAILAGAGYTLLWRWSHQRRRRALPQQAGQETAEVITGFDRQGQGRVRWNGQSWAAESLEPERLLEAGQQVTVMGREGNRLQILPR from the coding sequence TTGGCCTCTCTGATCTGGCTTGCCATTGCCGGCGGCCTGCTGCTGCTGGAGCTGGTCGGCGCCGAATTCGACGGTTGGCTGGTGGGGGCCGTGGTGGCCCTGCTCCTCTCGATCATCACCGCCCTGGTGCCCCTGGCTCCTGCCTTGCAGGGCCTGCTGGCTGCGATTCTGGCCGGAGCTGGATACACCCTGCTGTGGCGGTGGTCGCACCAGCGGCGTAGGCGGGCCCTGCCACAACAGGCGGGGCAGGAGACTGCCGAGGTGATCACTGGCTTTGACCGGCAGGGCCAGGGGCGGGTGCGCTGGAACGGTCAGAGCTGGGCAGCTGAGAGCCTCGAGCCGGAGCGGCTCCTTGAGGCGGGCCAACAGGTGACCGTGATGGGCCGCGAGGGCAATCGGCTGCAGATCCTGCCGCGCTGA
- a CDS encoding phosphotransacetylase family protein, giving the protein MPTPLLIGSCEPFSGKSAVVLGLARQLLHLGAVIRFGKPLATTPEPGATGIDADVRFIAQTLHLDDDHLLPSLAVLDPDNARDRLMRGDLSSDPALEQLHQTLIGFGDGLALLEAAGSLSEGMLYGLSLPQLAEGLDASVVLVHLWADSSSVDPLLQARELLGERLAGVVLNAVSLEAVARVREDVQPALERLGMPVYGVMPRSPLLRSVTVEELGRRLEADVLCCRDRLDLLVETLSIGAMNVNSAMEFFRRRRNMAVVTGADRTDIQLAALEASTQCLILTGAGDPLPQLINRAEELEVPLLKVEHDTLTTVEVIERAFGHVRLHESVKATYAVRLVEEHCDFSQLFERLQLPAAL; this is encoded by the coding sequence ATGCCCACCCCCCTGCTGATCGGCTCCTGTGAACCCTTCAGCGGCAAATCGGCCGTGGTTCTGGGGCTGGCCAGGCAGCTGCTGCACCTGGGGGCGGTCATCCGCTTCGGCAAGCCCCTGGCCACCACCCCCGAACCGGGAGCCACGGGGATCGATGCCGACGTCCGCTTCATTGCCCAAACCCTGCACCTCGACGACGACCATCTGCTGCCATCGCTGGCTGTCCTCGATCCGGACAATGCCCGCGACCGGCTGATGCGCGGCGATCTCTCCAGTGATCCGGCCCTGGAGCAGCTGCACCAGACCCTGATCGGATTCGGAGACGGCCTGGCCCTTCTGGAAGCCGCCGGCAGCCTGAGCGAAGGGATGCTGTATGGCCTGAGCCTGCCCCAGCTTGCGGAAGGGCTTGATGCTTCCGTGGTGCTTGTGCATCTCTGGGCCGACAGCAGCAGCGTCGATCCGCTGCTGCAGGCCAGGGAGCTTCTCGGCGAGCGCTTGGCCGGCGTTGTGCTGAACGCCGTGTCCCTGGAGGCGGTGGCGCGGGTCCGCGAAGACGTGCAACCGGCCCTGGAGCGTCTGGGCATGCCGGTCTACGGGGTGATGCCGCGCAGTCCGCTGCTGCGCAGCGTCACCGTGGAGGAGCTGGGCCGGCGCCTGGAAGCCGACGTGCTCTGCTGCCGCGATCGCCTCGACCTGCTGGTGGAAACACTCTCGATCGGAGCGATGAACGTGAATTCCGCCATGGAATTCTTTCGGCGTCGCCGCAATATGGCCGTGGTGACAGGGGCAGACCGCACCGACATCCAGCTGGCGGCGCTGGAGGCCAGCACCCAGTGCCTCATCTTGACCGGGGCCGGAGATCCCCTGCCGCAGCTGATCAACCGTGCCGAGGAACTGGAGGTGCCTCTGCTCAAGGTAGAGCATGACACCCTCACCACCGTGGAAGTGATCGAGCGAGCATTCGGACATGTGCGGTTGCATGAGTCCGTCAAGGCCACCTATGCCGTGCGCCTCGTGGAAGAGCACTGCGATTTCAGCCAGCTGTTCGAGCGACTGCAATTGCCAGCGGCGTTGTAG
- the ebsA gene encoding type IV pilus biogenesis protein EbsA, with the protein MPTPLLDAALLPLFAPYCGGLGRQSLIEEALRQLALGQFQGKRPLRGGGTHPFVLRWQAEPAPLEPARCTLTFTEQFSPDGQPITYSFNIPTHQLLSLLMEREGEVLPANFWRWLLIGQGTPSGTA; encoded by the coding sequence ATGCCCACCCCCCTGCTGGACGCAGCACTTCTGCCGTTGTTCGCCCCCTACTGCGGCGGACTCGGGCGTCAGTCACTGATCGAGGAGGCACTGCGACAGCTGGCTCTGGGGCAATTTCAAGGCAAGCGGCCTCTGCGCGGCGGCGGCACCCATCCCTTCGTGCTCCGCTGGCAGGCGGAGCCGGCCCCTCTGGAACCGGCCCGCTGCACACTCACATTCACTGAGCAATTCAGTCCCGATGGGCAGCCGATCACCTACTCCTTCAACATCCCCACCCATCAGCTGCTGTCGTTGCTGATGGAACGGGAGGGTGAGGTGCTGCCGGCCAATTTCTGGCGCTGGCTGCTGATCGGGCAGGGCACTCCGTCAGGAACCGCCTGA
- a CDS encoding DNA recombination-mediator protein A produces the protein MTRSLDLPAMDRIDTLAQELAMLQDRSKRRIAILGSRHVPVVSVHLVEVVARSLAQEGHNLITSGAQGVNAAVIRSVLEVDASRLTVLLPQSLDRQPVESREQLDRVLHLVEKPEHDELPLPMASSLCNQDIITRCDQLICYAFHDSETLLASCRVAEDMGKVVSLLFFD, from the coding sequence GTGACCCGGTCCCTTGATCTGCCGGCCATGGACCGGATCGACACGCTGGCCCAGGAGCTGGCCATGCTCCAGGACCGCAGCAAGCGGCGTATCGCCATCCTCGGCAGCCGCCATGTGCCTGTGGTCTCGGTGCACCTGGTGGAGGTGGTAGCCCGCTCCCTGGCCCAGGAGGGTCACAACCTGATCACCTCTGGAGCCCAGGGTGTCAACGCCGCCGTGATCCGCAGCGTGCTGGAGGTGGATGCTTCCCGCCTCACGGTGCTGCTGCCCCAGAGTCTCGATCGCCAGCCCGTCGAATCACGCGAGCAACTGGATCGGGTGCTGCACTTGGTCGAGAAGCCCGAGCACGATGAGCTGCCCCTGCCGATGGCGAGCAGTCTCTGCAACCAGGACATCATCACCCGCTGCGATCAGCTGATCTGCTACGCCTTCCACGACAGCGAAACCCTGCTGGCCAGCTGCCGGGTCGCCGAGGACATGGGCAAGGTGGTGAGCCTGTTGTTCTTCGACTGA